In a single window of the Podarcis raffonei isolate rPodRaf1 chromosome 14, rPodRaf1.pri, whole genome shotgun sequence genome:
- the VRK3 gene encoding inactive serine/threonine-protein kinase VRK3 isoform X4 — MNRFGEGRKRPEAEEGDASFAAVAPAYKRVKAGAGMVNFCPQCGQRVEASFNFCASCGARLPAEEEAMQITPTSSMKGLSQKDQDQLPRSPAKKKAEILPDKGNASSAVKWSWSPSVSPTKSPKAKAKPSYRSPRKDRSATVRPLPEGEILTDLNNKQWKLGKLLGEGDYGLMYEAMCASEACRSQLKYSLKLDCKDGRLFNEQNFMQRAAKKATVEKWKKQHSVPLLGIPNCVGFGLHNSNYRFLVFSYLGCSLQSILDDCANKMTEKAALQLAVRLVDVLEFLHENEYTHGDINAQHIYVNPADLAAITLADYCFAFRYSPGGKHVPECEGSRTPHEGTIEFISIDSHKGAGQPSPAWYPPDVLDFTSH; from the exons ATGAACAGGTTTGGCGAAGGACGCAAGAGGCCGGAGGCCGAAGAGGGAGACGCCTCCTTTGCCGCTGTTGCTCCAGCCTACAAGCGGGTGAAGGCCGGCGCTGG AATGGTCAATTTTTGCCCACAGTGTGGACAGAGGGTTGAGGCATCCTTTAACTTTTGTGCCTCCTGCGGGGCCAGACTTCCTGCAGAAGAAGAGGCCATGCAGATCACTCCAACTTCTTCAATGAAAG GGCTAAGCCAGAAAGACCAAGATCAGCTGCCGAGGTCTCCTGCAAAGAAAAAGGCAGAAATATTGCCAGACAAAGGAAACGCTTCTTCTGCAGTTAAATGGAGCTGGTCACCTTCTGTATCACCTACTAAATCACCAAAGGCAAAAG CAAAGCCCAGCTACCGATCTCCCAGGAAGGACAGGAGTGCCACCGTGAGACCTCTCCCAGAGGGCGAGATCCTAACAGACCTGAACAACAAGCAATGGAAGCTTGGGAAACTTCTGGGCGAGGGTGACTATGGACTGATGTATGAAG CAATGTGTGCATCTGAAGCTTGCCGTTCCCAGCTGAAATACTCCCTCAAACTT GATTGCAAAGATGGACGGCTCTTCAATGAACAGAACTTCATGCAGCGAGCTGCTAAGAAAGCCACAG TGGAGAAGTGGAAGAAACAGCATTCAGTTCCATTGCTGGGGATCCCTAATTGCGTTGGTTTTGGCCTCCACAATAGTAACTACAG GTTCCTGGTCTTCTCTTATCTGGGCTGCTCCCTTCAGTCCATCCTGGATGACTGTGCAAACAAGATGACGGAGAAAGCAGCCTTGCAGCTTGCAGTCAGACTG GTGGATGTTCTGGAGTTCCTCCATGAGAATGAGTATACCCATGGGGACATCAATGCTCAGCACATATATGTGAATCCAGCTGACCTTGCTGCG ATCACCCTGGCAGATTACTGCTTTGCTTTCCGGTACAGCCCTGGGGGCAAGCATGTACCTGAATGCGAAGGCAGCAGGACACCCCACGAGGGCACCATAGAGTTCATCAGCATTGATAGCCACAAAGGAGCCG GCcaaccttccccagcctggtaccctccagatgttttggacttcacttcccattag